TCGGTGAGTTCGTAACCAAACCCGTTACCAGTTCCGGTTCAGTATCCGGTTTGGTTATCAAGAACGGATGGTTTAATAATTGCGTCGCTGTCCATCTCTCCTTCGCATCTCTTCTCAAACACTTTCCCAAAAAATCCTTTGCTTGTTCCGTAAGCGAGGAAGGCAGCTCAGGCGACTCACCCATATAACCGACCCGGTAGAGAACCGAAACCGGGTTGGTCGAATCCGCCCCACTCCACGGAGGCAAACCGGTGACCATCTCTATCACCGTACACCCCAACGCCCAAACGTCACTCTCCTTCCCTTGCCTCTCTCCACGCGCCACCTCCGGCGCCATAAAAGCCGGAGTTCCTCTAACCGGTTCGGTCAACTCCGGTTCGACCCACTTCGCGCAGCCGAAGTCGGCGATCTTGGCCTCTCCGTTCGCTCCGACGAGCACGTTGCTCGCCTTGATGTCGCAATGCGCGATCCCCTTCGAGTTATGAACGTACTCCAGACCAAGAAGTATCTGGCGCGTGTAGCTCACCACCCGAGGCTCGTCGATGAAACCGCCGTTCTTGGCCGCCACGTCGGCCAGCGTTCCGTACGGTGCGTACTCCATGAGAAGGTTGTAAGTAGCTAAGGCCTCTTTCGTAACTTCGCATCCTCTGTATCCGATGACGTAAGGAGAATTTAGAGAGGAGAGGATTTTAGCTTCTCTTTGCAAAAACTCCGACTGGTGAAACTCGGCAGATTTCACGGCGATGGTTTCC
This sequence is a window from Raphanus sativus cultivar WK10039 unplaced genomic scaffold, ASM80110v3 Scaffold2104, whole genome shotgun sequence. Protein-coding genes within it:
- the LOC108859447 gene encoding mitogen-activated protein kinase kinase kinase 18 translates to MNWTRGKPLGRGSSATVYSATCQDSGETIAVKSAEFHQSEFLQREAKILSSLNSPYVIGYRGCEVTKEALATYNLLMEYAPYGTLADVAAKNGGFIDEPRVVSYTRQILLGLEYVHNSKGIAHCDIKASNVLVGANGEAKIADFGCAKWVEPELTEPVRGTPAFMAPEVARGERQGKESDVWALGCTVIEMVTGLPPWSGADSTNPVSVLYRVGYMGESPELPSSLTEQAKDFLGKCLRRDAKERWTATQLLNHPFLITKPDTEPELVTGLVTNSPTSVTDQMFWRSVEEEERPSWWECHEERIGVLSWIGQAVVDPTWDMGGEDWITVRRNND